From one Magnetofaba australis IT-1 genomic stretch:
- a CDS encoding class II aldolase/adducin family protein: protein MLDALTRLSAQIGADPMLVQGGGGNTSCKAPDGRLWVKGSGTWLSRAQEKPIFTAVDLNAARAAIDSDADDPMAGLFDPDAPLRPSIETTLHALMPHAVVLHMHSIRTLAWAVRADGPERVAERLDGLRWAWIPYRRPGAPLTQAVRAAMGESPDVLILANHGLVVGGADCAAAEALLAEVERRLDQPYKHYDESDLSHVSEVAPDADYRLPTHAVAQTLAMDPLLLPKLNDSVLYPDHAVYLGPGCCVAMGEQGWHPARDAYKVTYGVDPAFIIWEGRGTWVREELKPGGEEMLRALALLANRLEPRAELATLNDREVADLLDWDAEKFRQSLDA, encoded by the coding sequence ATGCTCGATGCTTTGACCCGACTCTCCGCGCAAATTGGCGCCGATCCCATGCTGGTGCAGGGCGGCGGCGGCAATACCTCCTGCAAGGCCCCCGACGGTCGGTTGTGGGTGAAAGGCTCAGGCACATGGCTGTCGCGCGCCCAGGAGAAGCCGATCTTTACCGCCGTGGATCTGAACGCCGCGCGCGCCGCCATCGACAGCGATGCCGATGACCCCATGGCGGGTCTGTTTGACCCCGATGCGCCGTTGCGCCCCTCCATTGAGACCACGCTGCATGCGTTGATGCCGCATGCGGTGGTGTTGCATATGCACTCCATTCGCACGCTGGCCTGGGCGGTGCGCGCCGACGGCCCCGAGCGCGTGGCCGAGCGGCTCGACGGCTTGCGCTGGGCGTGGATTCCCTATCGCCGCCCCGGCGCGCCGCTTACCCAAGCGGTGCGCGCGGCCATGGGCGAGTCGCCGGATGTGCTGATTCTGGCCAATCACGGTCTGGTGGTGGGCGGCGCCGATTGCGCCGCCGCCGAAGCGCTGCTGGCGGAGGTGGAGCGCAGGCTGGATCAGCCGTACAAGCACTATGACGAGAGCGACCTGAGCCATGTCTCCGAGGTCGCGCCGGACGCCGACTACCGCCTGCCGACACACGCTGTGGCGCAGACGCTGGCCATGGACCCGCTGCTGTTGCCGAAACTGAATGATTCTGTGCTCTACCCGGACCATGCGGTCTATCTGGGTCCGGGCTGCTGTGTGGCCATGGGCGAACAGGGGTGGCACCCGGCGCGCGACGCTTACAAGGTGACCTATGGCGTCGATCCGGCGTTTATCATCTGGGAGGGGCGCGGAACCTGGGTGCGCGAGGAGCTCAAACCCGGCGGCGAGGAGATGCTGCGCGCCCTGGCGCTGCTGGCCAATCGTCTGGAGCCGCGCGCCGAACTGGCCACCCTCAATGACCGCGAAGTGGCCGACCTGCTGGATTGGGACGCCGAGAAGTTTCGCCAATCCCTGGACGCGTAA
- a CDS encoding NTP transferase domain-containing protein, protein MQIIIPMSGFGERFRRAGYSVPKPLIEVDGKPIIAHVVDLFPGDHEFLFICNQDHLDAPEYRMREILQDLAPDGRILGIAPHKLGPVHAVRQAFDLIDDAAQCVVNYCDFTCYWDFDHFARFVAESRCDGAIPCYTGFHPHMLGSTSYAYVKTPPGSLWGEDIQEKQPYTDTPTEEFASSGTYYFRSGALLKQAFDRCVAEDLTIGGEFYVSLTYKPLFADGRNIAVYPLQHFMQWGTPQDLAEYQRWSAMFRDLLAPPQPVAQHDGAVMVPMAGLGSRFAEAGYATPKPLIAVNGKPMAVQATEDLPDAPQRVFIHRADMPGLAQVEQALRDAFGAVKHVRLAGPTDGQARTCMYGVSEVDWEQPLTIGACDNGALYDHAALQTLLDDPAIDIIVWGMRGHPGARLNPQMYGWIGADEAGNVSRVAVKQPLEDPASDPIIVGTFTFKKAQRFVDAAEHMFALFRDKRVNGEYYVDMLINDAVEMGLRVKLFEVDHYLCWGTPGDLQSFEYWQGCFHKWPGHPYQLERDGRIAPSAVQELAQRFAATAPQIPAPRG, encoded by the coding sequence ATGCAGATCATCATCCCCATGTCCGGTTTTGGCGAGCGCTTCCGCCGCGCCGGGTATTCGGTTCCCAAACCGCTCATCGAGGTGGATGGCAAACCCATCATCGCCCATGTGGTCGACCTGTTCCCGGGGGATCACGAGTTTCTGTTTATCTGCAACCAGGACCACCTGGATGCGCCGGAATACCGCATGCGGGAGATCCTGCAAGATCTGGCGCCCGATGGTCGCATCCTCGGCATCGCGCCGCACAAGCTGGGTCCGGTGCATGCGGTGCGGCAGGCGTTTGACCTGATCGACGACGCCGCGCAATGCGTGGTCAACTACTGCGATTTCACCTGCTACTGGGATTTTGACCACTTCGCGCGCTTTGTGGCCGAGTCCCGCTGCGATGGCGCGATTCCCTGCTACACCGGCTTCCACCCGCACATGCTGGGCTCCACCTCCTACGCCTACGTGAAAACGCCGCCCGGCTCCCTGTGGGGGGAGGATATCCAGGAGAAGCAGCCCTATACCGACACGCCGACTGAGGAGTTCGCCTCCAGCGGAACCTACTATTTCCGCTCCGGCGCGCTGCTCAAACAGGCGTTCGACCGCTGCGTGGCCGAGGATCTGACCATCGGCGGCGAGTTCTACGTCAGCCTCACCTACAAGCCGCTGTTTGCCGATGGCCGCAATATCGCCGTCTATCCGTTGCAGCACTTCATGCAGTGGGGCACGCCCCAGGATCTGGCCGAGTATCAGCGCTGGTCGGCGATGTTCCGCGATCTGCTGGCGCCGCCGCAGCCCGTTGCGCAGCACGATGGCGCGGTGATGGTGCCCATGGCCGGATTGGGCAGCCGTTTTGCCGAGGCCGGTTACGCCACCCCCAAGCCGCTCATCGCCGTCAATGGCAAGCCCATGGCGGTGCAGGCCACTGAGGATCTGCCCGACGCCCCGCAGCGGGTGTTCATCCACCGCGCCGACATGCCCGGTTTGGCGCAGGTGGAGCAGGCGCTGCGCGACGCGTTTGGCGCGGTCAAGCATGTGCGTCTGGCGGGCCCCACCGACGGTCAGGCGCGCACCTGCATGTATGGCGTGAGCGAAGTGGATTGGGAGCAGCCGCTCACCATCGGCGCCTGCGATAATGGCGCGCTGTACGACCACGCCGCTTTGCAAACCCTGTTGGATGATCCCGCAATCGACATCATCGTATGGGGCATGCGCGGTCACCCCGGCGCGCGGCTCAATCCGCAGATGTATGGCTGGATCGGCGCTGATGAGGCGGGCAATGTGTCCCGCGTGGCGGTCAAACAGCCGTTGGAGGATCCCGCCAGCGATCCCATCATTGTGGGGACGTTCACTTTCAAGAAGGCGCAGCGCTTCGTCGACGCCGCCGAGCATATGTTCGCTCTGTTCCGCGATAAGCGGGTCAACGGTGAGTACTACGTGGATATGCTCATCAATGATGCGGTGGAGATGGGGCTGCGGGTCAAACTGTTCGAAGTGGACCACTACCTGTGCTGGGGCACGCCGGGCGATCTGCAAAGTTTTGAGTATTGGCAGGGCTGTTTCCACAAATGGCCCGGCCACCCATACCAGTTGGAGCGCGATGGGCGCATCGCCCCGAGCGCCGTGCAGGAGCTGGCGCAGCGCTTTGCCGCCACTGCGCCGCAGATTCCCGCGCCGCGCGGGTGA
- a CDS encoding glycosyltransferase family 2 protein, translating to MPTEPTLTVVIPCYNEAANLPLLMARCAEVCAGREEIEFLLVDNGSTDDSPAVLAAGVAEHRGLRSVRVEVNQGYGYGILYGLQQAQGRFMGWTHADMQTDPMDVLVGLAAFENSADPERLFVKGRRFGRPPADVLFTMGMSFFESLLLGKRLWDINAQPTLFPKAFFATWEDPPHDFSLDLYAYHQARVGGLAVERFPVFFGERAHGVSHWNVDWRGKKKFILRTLEFSFRLRRALRHKR from the coding sequence ATGCCGACCGAGCCGACGCTGACGGTGGTGATTCCCTGCTACAACGAGGCCGCCAATCTACCGCTGCTCATGGCCCGCTGCGCCGAGGTGTGCGCCGGGCGTGAGGAGATCGAATTCCTGCTGGTGGACAACGGCTCCACCGACGACTCCCCGGCGGTGCTGGCGGCGGGCGTGGCCGAGCATCGTGGCCTGCGCAGCGTGCGGGTGGAGGTGAATCAGGGCTACGGCTACGGCATTCTTTACGGCTTGCAGCAGGCGCAGGGGCGCTTTATGGGCTGGACTCACGCCGATATGCAGACCGATCCCATGGATGTGCTGGTGGGGCTGGCGGCGTTTGAGAACAGCGCCGATCCCGAGCGGTTGTTTGTCAAAGGGCGCCGTTTTGGCCGTCCCCCGGCGGATGTGCTGTTCACCATGGGCATGAGTTTTTTTGAGTCATTGTTGCTGGGCAAACGGTTGTGGGATATCAACGCACAACCTACACTGTTTCCCAAAGCGTTTTTCGCCACGTGGGAAGATCCGCCCCACGACTTCTCCCTGGATCTGTACGCCTACCATCAGGCGCGGGTCGGCGGGCTTGCGGTGGAGCGGTTTCCGGTGTTCTTTGGCGAGCGCGCCCACGGCGTTTCCCACTGGAACGTCGATTGGCGCGGCAAGAAGAAGTTCATTTTGCGCACTTTGGAATTCAGCTTTCGTCTGCGGCGCGCCTTACGCCATAAGCGTTAG